From Ignavibacterium sp.:
TTCAAGTCTGAATTGCGCTCGTTTGCTTTCGTACGCACGTGTTTCTAATTCCTGTTGACGTTCAAGTAACCATATACTGTCATACTGAAAGTCATCGAGATAGTATGTATTTTTCATAAATAGTACTCCTCGGCTTCCTGATAAATAAATTCTGGTGTATCAAAGGATTCGCAGATGCTTATAGGTATGCGAGTGACTAATTTATTAATCTTTTCATGATCCTGGTTATTTTTTCTTTGAAGTTCATACGTTAGTCTAAAGTTAATATTTACGTTTCCGTTACCGTCGATAAGCTCAATCCAGTATATTTTACTGTCATCAATAAAGTAGTGAAGCAAATAAGCCGAGCAACCGATTTCCGCTGCTTTACTTAAGACAGTTGTTATTTTTTTGAAATCCGTAAGCAGGTGATTGTACTTCGTTGATGGAAACGGTCTGGATTTTGACTCAATAATTGCTAATATCTTTCCGTCTCTATTCAAAATCCTTGCATCATAGGGACAGTATTGATCGTAGTTGTCGGTTATATCTATTGAGCAGTGTTGGAAGTATCTGTCTTTAAATAGATTTAAAGCCTGTTTATTCTGTTGTGAATAATCCATAGGTCTCTCCTGTTGAGTTGGTGAAATTTGAGTTGGTGGTGATTTGTGGATCTACGACCCAGTCGGATAAGTTTTAACAACCGAATTACACGGTTATTGTTTGAGTGTAAATCGGTTGTTTAATAAGCTTGTATTTTCGTCAAATATTCAATAAGGTGTAATTTGGTTGTTTTTTTGACTTACAGTTATAATCCTGAAAGTTTCAGTTTAATAGTCTGATTCCGTAGATAAACAGATTGTTATGTGCTCCCCGCTGTTTTTTAAGGTTATATATATTGGTCAAACGATTGGTGAATTTTTCTTTGCCAAGCGGTATTTCGTTGTAGTCATAGCAATATTCGGTGTATGCTTTATATAGTTCTTTTACTGATGTTTTAAAGGAGGTATCGCCTAATTCACAGGCTTCCTTAACGAAGTCATCAATATCTGTTAATCTCTCGAAGGCAAGTTTAGTTTCTTGTTTAATAATTTCCGGCGCGTCGAAATAAACAGACCCTTTGGCAAGAATTTTAGGTATGTAATACTCAAGCAGTAAATTAAGTAGCCCCGATTTTTCTTCTTCGGTTACAAGTTTTTTGGTGAGTGATGTATCAACTTCGTTATCGGTAAAGCACTTGTCAAATTTTACTATCTGGTATCTTTCAGTAACGCTTTTGTTGAATTCCCGGAGTGAAGGTAATTCGTTTGCTGAAATAATAAGTCGTGCTTTGTTATAAAACATAACTGCATCGACATCATATTTTCGGTCGGCGGTGATTAAATCCTCGCCGGATAATTGTTTAAGTTTATCCTGCTCAAGTACACCAAGCTTCTGTTCTGATGAGAGATTAAGAAGCTTATCCCTCAGGTTAGAAATCATAAAGCGGTTCTTTGTAATCTCGTGGGTGGAAACAGAAATCACGTTTCTTCTTCCCAGAATTGCCGCTATTGTTTCAAATATTGTTCGCTTCCCGTTCCGTCCACTTCCGTGCAAGACGAGGATTTTCTGGTATTCATATGTTGGAAGCAGCAAATAAGCCATCCACGATAGTATAAAATCGCGCTTTTCGTTATCCGGAAGTACTTCACTTAAAACCCTGGAAAATATCTCAGCTTCAGCGTTTGGATTATATTCCACATCATAAACAACAGTTGAATAAAATTCCGGTGTGTGTTCTTTAATTGTTATAATCCCGTTAGTTACATCAATCATCTTATTTCTGACGTTAAAGCAATAATTATTGCTATTAAACTTTACATCACGTCTGAACCGCTTGTTACGTCTTATGAATCTGCATAAGTTGTCGACTGTTGAGCTACTCAGGATATTATAATTTCGCGCGACAAGAAATTCCTGTACGATCGAAGCAAAACCCTCCTCATCAAGCTCAACATAACACCCGATATTAGGATCATAACTTACAATCGAGTGCCTGTCTGTTGAATAAAACGTATAAGGGTTTTCGTCAATAAAGCTTTCACACGCGCTGGAAATCTCAAATTTGCGTGTATGATTGACACTTAACTGGCTGGTAGTTCCTGTTGCTGGTAATTGTTGGGTCATGACGTCCTTTCTTTTTATTTAGCTTTTGAGTTAAACAATTACGTTAATTAATAAATTAACGCCCCAAAAGTGTTTGATACATAACGTGTTATCAATATCAATTGGAGTTAAATCGATTTAACAGGCGTTATTTGAAGGTAAGCGTGTAGAGAAATTCAACACCGTTAATTTTTTTGGGGGCGTTAAATATTCTCCCGAAAAAAATAACGTTCCCCCTTAATTAAAGCCCAAGCTCCTAATCCTTAAACTAAAGCCTAAGCGTATTTTTGCAAGGCAGTCTCAAAACTGCCTTGCAAAAGAAACGTTGATGACAATCCAATTCTACACGCTAACAACAATTAATACTGTTAGTGCTACAACTTGTAACCCTGGAGTAACCCAAGAAGTAACCCCAAAAACCGTGTTTTTAAACCAAAAACACAAAAAGGTTACTTCTTACGCTTTTGTTGACAAAAAAGTGTAAGCTTTATGTATATGCATAAAAAAAAGTTTTTGCATCAAAACAGCGTCAAAAGTAACCTTTCTGCGTTTTCAGAGCAAAAACGCAACTTTTGAGGTTACTTCTTGGTTACCACAAAAACACGCTTAAGCAAAAAGCTTTGATTTTACGCTGAAAACAGCGTTTTCAGGGTTACTTTTAAAGTAACCCGTCATCAAGAACGTTAACTTACTCTCTCGTAATTAACGCTTAAGCCTGTATGCAAGTCGGAAAGGCTTTATTCCGGGGTTAAAGCGTGTAAGCAGTGAAGTTCTATATGCTTCAACCGAGCTTTAGTTTAGGGATTATGGCTTAAGCTTGATTGTTTTTTGCGGGCAGTTTTGGTCGCCCGCAAAAAACTTGTATTTAATAACGGAATTCACTCATAACATAAAGGCTGACTTTCGGCTTTAATAGAGAGCTTATCTCTGTAAATTCACCAATAACAAAAGCACGAATTATGAATTTGTTCATAAAGTTACACCCTAAGAGCCTTGCCTGGTACATCAGCGAAAAAGACTTCGGTGTCGTTCAGGTCTCTAAAAGCTTTAAAGTCTCGTCAGGCTTGTTTTATAAGCTTATCAAGGGAATTACTGACAGACATAAGGATATTGTAAACGTTATTATTGAGAAGCCTTATTTAAGGTTGAACGGTGATGACAGAAAAAGGCTTGCAAGGGACATAATACATATACAGAGGTTATTTGGGAGTTTGTTATCCTGGTTGGAATATTTTTTCCCCGCCGCGGAAATTATTCAGCTATCCGCTCGTGTTGCAAGAAAGTCGGCTTACAACACAGAATCTATTTCAAAGGATCAACAGCTATCAGAGATAGCTGTGATCCTACCGTCAGTTAAACAGCTTGATTACTGCACAATAGAATTGTTTTGTATTCATGATTGTCTTGTATTAAAGAGGGCTTATGAGCAACGATCAGCAAGATAATACCCGCGCGAAATTTATCAGTCTTTTTTTTGCGGGCGGAAGTCCCGATGTCGCTTATTTGCACAACCCACAATTTTCAATTGTAGATTACACACAAACCTTATCAACACCGGAATATCAGGAATTTGCACGTGATGTCGAAAATAACTTCCTGAACAACATAGAAGCCGTCCTTATGGGCAATCTTTATAGAATACAGGAAGCGCTCAAATCACTGCAACCCACTGATAAGAATTTCCCGGCGATTTACAAAAACTATATTGAACTTCTTAAACTGACCGCACCGATAGTTGAAAGACTGAATAAACAGCGCATCGAAGTTGACCAGTTAAAAGGTCTTGAGCTTGCAATTAAAAACACTGATGTCTAAAAAGCGTTATTACATAAGCGATTATATTCCTCACAAAGGGCAAATTGAATTTCACCGCGCCAAAGAAAAAGAAGTGGTGGTTATTTCCGCTATACGCTCAGGTAAGAGCTATGCGGTAATTTATGACTCAATTGTTAACAGCTGGAACGATAATTCCGGTTTCGGCACTTTAATAACGGCTCCGACTTACAGGCTTGTTGATACAGTTCTTGAAAGACAGATAGTCAATCGCCTTGAATATTTCGGATTATTACACTCACACAGCTTCTCAAGACACGAGACCACACTGAAAAACGGAAACTTAATTTATTATCGTTCGCTTGAAGATCCTGACCTCGCACTCAGAGGCTTGAATATCAGCAGGGCTTATATTGATGAGGCTGCTTATTGTTCAAAGTATGCAGTTGACGTCGTAAAAGGAAGACTATTAACAACAAACGGGCAATTAAAAATTATTTCCACTCCAGCGGGACTGAACAACTGGCTTTATCAGGATTATTTCTCAAAAGGACAATTAAGCGGCGTCAGATATATACGCTTCTCTATTTATGACAACCCAATTATAACTGCCGAAGCAGTAAAGCGCCTCGAGCAAAGCTATGACCCGCTGTTGTTCAAACAGGAAGTACTGGGTGAGTGGGTGAATCTGTTTAATAACCAGGTTTATTATTCTTTCAGTGAAGACAATATCACATATTATGAATATGATCAGACGCAGCCCGTCTATATTGGTTTAGACTTTAATATTGACAAAAACGCCTGGTGCGCAATTCAAAAACTACCGGATAACAGATTTGTTGTTTTCTACGAAGGCTATGGAGCAAAAACAACGGCCGATGTAGGGCGTCAGATAATAGAAAAATTCGGGTATCAGCCAATAATTGTCCCCGATGCAACCGGAAATAACAGAATTCAGGGGGTTGCTCAGACGAATATCCAGCTCCTCAGACAAACCGGACTTAATCGAATTGTTGAAAATAACAGAAACCCTGACAGGCTTAAAAGATATGCAATTGTCAACGCAACACTTCAGAACGCCCTCGGACAACGCAGATTGTTAATTGATTCACGATGCACGGAAACAATCAGGGAATTACGAGAATTAAGCTTTAAACCAGGTACAGACAGACCTGATGATAAAAACAACGAGGTCGGACACAGAACTGATGCACTGGGCTACGCACTGACATATCTGACCGGCAATAAGATCGGGCAAATCAACTCCCCTTCTGAGGACTTTTACTCCGCCTGGAGAAAAAAATACAACGCTTATAAGAACTACTAATAAGGAATCATCTTTATGCAGAACAATAATTTTGAAAAATTTCTCGCGCGCAATCAAGCAGCCGAAGCTCTTGTATTTTATCACAATAAACTGACAGATCCCAAATACTGTAAAACTTATTTTCCGCCTTCACCAGGTGAAACACAATCTCAATATAATCGGAGGCCAAAGATTTCAGTGCCGATAACATCCTCAATAATCGACCGAATAGTGAATATTCTAAGTTCGCAATATGTTGTATCGGTTGATAATCAGGATGCACAAGAGAAACTGGATTTCCTAACAGAGAAACTCTCTCTTCAGGAATTTTTCCGCGATGTATTAGTAAACACGCTTGTATCAGGCAGTAATTTAACAGTGCTCAGAATTGGTGATCAAACTCCTATTGCAGAAAACTGGGACGGCACTTACGTACTGCTTGATTATATTGATATTGGAGTGCTTGGATATGAATATACGATCCAGGATGGAATAATAATTCCGGTTCTTGATTCATCAATCAAAGAAGAAGATATACGCACTGTTCTTATTGACGATATTATGTTTGACGGTTTAGAACACAATTTAGGATTTACACCGGCGGTTGTTTTTAATTCAGTAGATAAATTCGCTTCAGGAAAATACAGTAAACCTTTTCCGATGCGCTTCAAAGACCTTGTGATTGAATACAATCACACTCTTTCTCAGATGTCCAAGAAAACAAAGATTCTCCAGAACGTCTGGAAAACCAACCTGTCAGTTGACAACCCGGAACAACCCATACGGCTTGACCCAGACACTATAAATTTCTTAGGACCAGACGGCGTTTTAGAGCAGGTACGCAGTGAATTAAGCTTATCTGAGGAAATAAAACTTCTTGAAATCCTTGAACATCACATAGCAAAAGCATCACAGGTACCTGCTGAAATTGCCGGTCTGAGGGATGCCGGTAAATTGCCCAGCGGAATTGCTCTTAAAATTATATTTCAGCCTCTTGTTGAGATAATCAACAGATTAAGACCTTTGTATTATGGGGTTATCGAAAGTGTTGCCGAAAAGCTTATAAGGATGCAATATCTTGTTGAAGGCAAAAAATCTCCGGCGCAATTAAATATCACCGTAAAAGGCAATCAGAACCTATTTCCTGAAGACAGTCAGGAACAGATTGACAGAATAATTTTGCTTAAGAGAGAGGGCTTGATTGACGAACAGACCGCAAAATTATTGCTTGAGCCGATACTGAATACTTACCTGACTGAAAAAGGAAACTGATTATGGTTTTATACAAAGACAACAATTTTTTCGCGCGGCAATCGAATCAGATAAAAAGAATCCTACACGCTGATATTACCAACTTCCTCAAACAACACTTAATCAACAAACTAAAATCTCAGGTAGATGAAAATAAAGACCGCTTCCCTGAGAAGAAACAGTCAACTATTAAACAATACAAGCTTAAAGGCTACAACACAACTGACTGGTTGATACGCACAGGAAAATCAACAAAGCTTGAGGTAACAAAATTCAGCGGTGGGTTTAGAATCTTCCCTGCCGGGAAAGACACACTTAAATACGTAAAAAAAGCCGCCGACTGGTTTACAATTTCCAATCAGACAGCCCAACAAATCATAGACAAAATTAAAAGGGAACTCCGATGACAAGCTATTTAACCGCTGATGAAGCTATATTATTCTATCCGCAGGCCGAACAATATTCAGTTGAGCAGATAGACCTGGCTCTTAAAACAAGCTTTAGTCTTGTAAATTCCTTTCTGGATGCGACTTTAAAATTGCCGGCAATTGATTCCGCAGGACAGATACCGTACATACTCAAAATTCATCAGGCAAGATTCTTTCAGTATGTCCTTGAAAGTATGAATATCGGTTACAGCGATGAACTCAAAAACCTTTATGATGTAACAGCTGAATCGTTAAAGAAAATCACTCAAAACGAGCTTATAGTCTCTGAATTACAAATCACCCCAATAGAGATTGGCTGGAATTTGAAGGGTGTGTCTCTTCAACAAGGTTCAGTGTATATAAAAGGCACTGCTCCTGATATAGCCTATTCACTTGTTTTTGTCTGCACACAGGGTGGCTTTCCTGCACAAACGATATGGGATGTTATCAGGTCCGACTCTGACGAGCGATTTACTGAGTTTGAAGGTAGCTTTGATTGGAAAGCACTTGAGGGTACACCGCTTCAAATAAGGTTGGACGGCAAATTTTTTCAGGGAGACAGCTTTACTGTTTTCGGGCAACCGGAAACAAAAAAGATCGCCTCACCAAACAGAATTCTAAAGCAGGCAGGGGTCTTATATGGTTGATTTAAAATCGGGCGCAAAACTATTGTTGCAAAGTCAGAATATTATCGTAAAATCATACGATTCAACACCAAACGTGCTTGATGATCTCGAAAAATTAGTATTCACAGATTATGCTGTGGCTCTTGGGAATTACACATCGGAAAGAAAATTATTCGCCGCCGGAATTGATAAAATATATCACCGGCTTGAATTAATAATTATTCTCAAATCACAAACAGCTAAAGACACAGTAATTGAAATCGTCAACAATATTCAAAAGCTTCTGAGACTGAAAAGCTTTACATCGCCCACCCTTTCAATATCAGAAGTTACAACTCAGTCTGAACTGATTGAATATAACGCACGCATAAATTATTTACTGCTTGAATTACGAGCAACAGAATTTGAACAATTACAATAAACAGGAATCATAATATGTCGGATTTTTTAAAGAAGTGGGAATCTGCTTTTGACAAAAAGAATTATCGCGATATAAGGAATTACGCACCTGCGCCGCACGGTGTTAACGACCCTAACGCATCTCACTATCTGAAATCTGAGGTATTCAATAAGCTTGAAATCGCGACACTACTATCCGGCAAGGAAGATTTAATCTCTCAAGGCACAACTGCACAATATTTTCGCGGCGACAAAACCTGGCAACTATTAAATACAACAGCAGTTCCGGAAGGATTAAATCTTTATTTCACTGACTCAAGAGCCAGAGCTGCACTTACTGCCTCCTCTCCGATAAGCTATAACAGCTCAACAGGTAATTTTTCACTAAATTACAACACTACAAACTTAAAGCTTACAAGCAATCAGCTTGACACAATACAAAACATATCAACAAC
This genomic window contains:
- a CDS encoding phage/plasmid primase, P4 family, with the translated sequence MTQQLPATGTTSQLSVNHTRKFEISSACESFIDENPYTFYSTDRHSIVSYDPNIGCYVELDEEGFASIVQEFLVARNYNILSSSTVDNLCRFIRRNKRFRRDVKFNSNNYCFNVRNKMIDVTNGIITIKEHTPEFYSTVVYDVEYNPNAEAEIFSRVLSEVLPDNEKRDFILSWMAYLLLPTYEYQKILVLHGSGRNGKRTIFETIAAILGRRNVISVSTHEITKNRFMISNLRDKLLNLSSEQKLGVLEQDKLKQLSGEDLITADRKYDVDAVMFYNKARLIISANELPSLREFNKSVTERYQIVKFDKCFTDNEVDTSLTKKLVTEEEKSGLLNLLLEYYIPKILAKGSVYFDAPEIIKQETKLAFERLTDIDDFVKEACELGDTSFKTSVKELYKAYTEYCYDYNEIPLGKEKFTNRLTNIYNLKKQRGAHNNLFIYGIRLLN
- a CDS encoding phage terminase large subunit produces the protein MSKKRYYISDYIPHKGQIEFHRAKEKEVVVISAIRSGKSYAVIYDSIVNSWNDNSGFGTLITAPTYRLVDTVLERQIVNRLEYFGLLHSHSFSRHETTLKNGNLIYYRSLEDPDLALRGLNISRAYIDEAAYCSKYAVDVVKGRLLTTNGQLKIISTPAGLNNWLYQDYFSKGQLSGVRYIRFSIYDNPIITAEAVKRLEQSYDPLLFKQEVLGEWVNLFNNQVYYSFSEDNITYYEYDQTQPVYIGLDFNIDKNAWCAIQKLPDNRFVVFYEGYGAKTTADVGRQIIEKFGYQPIIVPDATGNNRIQGVAQTNIQLLRQTGLNRIVENNRNPDRLKRYAIVNATLQNALGQRRLLIDSRCTETIRELRELSFKPGTDRPDDKNNEVGHRTDALGYALTYLTGNKIGQINSPSEDFYSAWRKKYNAYKNY